The Zobellia alginiliquefaciens genome contains a region encoding:
- a CDS encoding N-acyl amino acid synthase FeeM domain-containing protein: MEFKIVLTEDEYKSTDNLIHKAYHQKKLIDNGDYTHINRLKKASAIRAYGKKEIEPIITCSAIFSSKKEELPSSDIYATEILELLNTKKYVAEVCLLADCRKIPRFHDLLNILSLLSAEGMKKGVTDVILSVNPKSCSFYEVFFNCKKLGSEKRYEKLSEAPAQLMYLNLAQIDSENFPKLFRKTVYKYYNE, encoded by the coding sequence ATGGAATTTAAAATAGTTTTAACGGAAGATGAATATAAATCTACCGATAATCTTATTCACAAAGCATACCATCAAAAAAAACTAATAGACAATGGTGACTATACACATATAAATAGATTAAAAAAAGCTAGTGCTATTAGAGCCTACGGCAAGAAAGAGATCGAACCGATCATAACTTGTTCGGCGATATTCAGTTCTAAAAAAGAAGAGCTACCCAGTTCGGATATCTATGCCACGGAAATATTAGAATTACTGAATACTAAAAAATATGTTGCCGAAGTTTGCCTGTTGGCCGATTGCCGAAAAATCCCCAGATTTCACGACCTATTGAATATACTTTCACTACTCTCTGCGGAGGGTATGAAAAAAGGTGTTACGGATGTAATCCTTTCCGTAAACCCAAAATCATGTAGTTTCTATGAAGTATTTTTTAATTGCAAAAAACTGGGGAGCGAAAAAAGATATGAGAAACTTTCTGAAGCTCCCGCTCAATTAATGTATTTAAATTTAGCACAAATCGATTCAGAAAACTTCCCTAAGTTATTTAGAAAAACTGTCTATAAGTATTATAATGAATAA
- a CDS encoding RNA polymerase sigma factor produces the protein MNTDNIKDLSEAHLLILIGKGNQLAFRQVYHKYWEGLYAYVHNILNDAWLTEDVLHEVFTQIWIRREKLEITNLKGYLYNGVRNRALLKIRDDKFSALDEFIVDKLRLEPEIEQEFNKTATVLAIETAAKKLPARCRAIFYMSKFQDYSSAEIANHFNISQRTVENQISLALKHLRKELGTALFLTFLF, from the coding sequence TTGAATACTGACAACATCAAGGATTTATCAGAAGCACATCTTTTAATTTTGATCGGTAAAGGCAATCAATTGGCTTTTCGTCAGGTATATCACAAATATTGGGAAGGTCTTTACGCGTATGTTCACAATATACTTAATGACGCGTGGCTAACTGAGGATGTTCTACATGAAGTTTTTACTCAAATCTGGATAAGAAGAGAAAAATTGGAAATAACCAATTTAAAGGGCTACTTATACAATGGGGTTAGAAATAGAGCTCTTCTAAAAATTAGAGACGACAAATTTTCAGCCTTGGATGAATTTATTGTGGATAAGCTAAGACTGGAGCCTGAAATAGAACAGGAATTTAATAAGACCGCTACCGTATTAGCTATTGAGACTGCGGCCAAAAAGTTGCCGGCAAGGTGCAGGGCCATATTTTACATGAGTAAATTTCAAGATTATTCTTCTGCAGAAATAGCCAATCATTTTAATATTTCACAACGAACTGTCGAAAACCAAATCAGTTTGGCGCTAAAACATTTGCGCAAAGAGCTAGGTACGGCCTTATTCTTGACTTTCCTTTTCTAA
- a CDS encoding FecR family protein, with the protein MTKDEFFILLNKFEKGECSSKEEKLLYEFCEDTQVKNFEGAWNLSDKEQARIRLLKRITDTVEQNKTATSKFSFQFVWRTAAMVVGIIAAVTIYYQRTVVQNDRMDKSDVITLQLQDGSTKIIKEDSTTNVYDREGNIVGQQKGNELVYEESEAIQELIYNTLYVPYGKKFQIQLSDGTIAHLNAGSSLKYPVQFLKGQDRKVYITGETFFEVAKDSAHPFIANARNLDVQVLGTKFNVQAYHEDQVTEVVLVEGAVGLYAADKKTPSKPVVLEPGYKGSFDNQNSQISTTPVITSIYTSWMQGELVFRDMPFENILKKLERHYNVVITNTNDQLAKEKFSARFDAVPIKKVLETLKEYHGIDYQIEGDRVLIN; encoded by the coding sequence ATGACAAAAGATGAATTCTTTATTTTATTAAATAAGTTTGAAAAAGGAGAATGTTCTTCTAAAGAGGAAAAACTACTGTATGAATTCTGTGAAGATACTCAAGTAAAAAATTTTGAGGGTGCCTGGAACCTTTCCGATAAAGAACAGGCACGTATACGGTTATTAAAACGAATAACCGATACCGTCGAACAAAATAAGACGGCCACATCTAAATTTTCTTTTCAGTTTGTTTGGCGTACGGCCGCAATGGTTGTAGGTATTATAGCAGCGGTTACCATTTACTATCAAAGAACTGTTGTGCAAAATGACCGGATGGACAAAAGTGATGTTATCACTTTGCAATTACAAGATGGTTCAACCAAGATTATCAAAGAAGATAGCACCACAAATGTTTATGATAGGGAAGGAAATATTGTTGGTCAGCAAAAGGGAAATGAATTGGTATATGAAGAGTCTGAGGCGATTCAGGAATTAATATACAACACCTTATATGTTCCCTACGGTAAAAAATTCCAGATTCAATTATCTGATGGAACAATCGCTCATCTTAATGCCGGGTCGTCATTAAAATACCCCGTTCAATTCCTAAAGGGGCAAGACCGAAAAGTTTATATAACAGGAGAGACTTTCTTTGAAGTTGCCAAAGACTCCGCCCATCCATTTATAGCAAATGCGCGTAATCTGGATGTTCAGGTCTTAGGCACCAAATTTAATGTACAAGCCTATCACGAAGACCAAGTTACAGAAGTTGTACTTGTAGAAGGTGCCGTTGGTCTTTATGCGGCAGATAAGAAAACTCCATCGAAGCCTGTTGTTTTAGAACCGGGATATAAAGGAAGTTTTGATAACCAAAATTCTCAAATTTCTACTACCCCTGTGATAACCTCCATTTATACTTCTTGGATGCAGGGCGAGTTGGTTTTTAGGGATATGCCTTTTGAAAATATACTGAAAAAACTAGAAAGACACTATAACGTGGTCATCACAAATACAAACGATCAATTGGCAAAGGAAAAATTCAGTGCCAGATTTGATGCCGTACCCATAAAGAAAGTGTTGGAGACTTTAAAAGAATACCACGGAATTGATTATCAAATTGAAGGGGACCGAGTACTTATAAACTAA
- a CDS encoding SusC/RagA family TonB-linked outer membrane protein, with amino-acid sequence MKNLLKLERRPKTYLKNLKMKLSLLFLLVFFTLQASDSLAQRTKITLNLQDVPLLQLIDEIESQSEFRFIYRVKNVNLGRNVSINVNGKPISEVLKFVFNNTNTSYTIVEKDKQIHLTARKIGDKTQSSSGTSSVQYEVRGLVLDEAENPLPGASIVEKGTTNGTTTDFDGNFIIQVANTNATLEVSYLGYKTQEVVLVNSSDIRVSLKPNAGELDEVVVTALGMKRDKKALGYSVGETDTERLNLVPQENALGGLSGKVSGLDVRRSGNDVFAETYVTIRGKTSLTGNDQPLVVIDGAPVGDASVMGDISSMDIETISVLKGASAAALYGSRAGNGVILITTKSGEGKKGIGVSLNSTMTLSSPYKYIDLQNRFTNGQKGQFNEATWQHWYGAEEGTAAVQYNSNGEAVPLQFYDNSLQDYFQTGLTTINDATISGSYDKGNFRLGISHLKGEGITPEAELQRIGMNLGTTYKVTDNFNVSVNINLSNSYSDNYPSNLIGGNDEYFDVYNIAPHININDLKGDLWVENNVQQRNVTEGYNNPWWFSSERQNRFDKIRGFGNIKLDWQITPEFSAMGRASYSSVNNKEEILRPWSYQGFGDTQPFGSYYISTGLTREANFEALFSYTKQLGDFHLSTSVGGNILKSKGESLDAGGDNLVLPGLFTLSNVARAGLLYASSVSEKAIYSAYGLLSLSYKDIAFLDVTARNDWSSTLPKENRSYFYPSVSGSFLVSEALDMPSWVTLVKLRSGWAEVGKDTSPYAIHPILSQGYWGDDYTYSLPSSMPNTNLKPEIATSYEFGTDLKFFEGRLGFDGTYYKNQNKNQILNVDATPLSGYTSTTINAGNVENYGVELGMQIVPIRTKDVEWNMDFNFTTQKSKLVELVDGIDRISFGGGTDMGSFTRVGGEIGDLYSPYIQKVEDGPYAGWNLLDANGRWVVDRTKENQIKVGNFNNDFTLGMTTSFKYKNFTVSASFDWRQGGEFFSESMKRMARSGKIEDWQNGVSSSTFSGILDANSFGGDRDALAEEIKNNPVYRDNDVWVGGRTQELGGFDYNGNYNGAFFPGVIDNGDGTYTENFGAEGTQMFDAYRVVESSGSFWRTGYAFMYDASFVKLRDITFTYDFPKKVAQMISANNVSLSLYSKNIMLWTAAGIGIDPELAYDGGDQGHEKWNLAPWTAPIGFKLNVGF; translated from the coding sequence ATGAAAAATCTTCTTAAACTAGAAAGAAGGCCCAAAACCTATTTGAAAAATCTAAAAATGAAACTGAGTTTATTGTTTCTATTGGTCTTTTTTACATTACAAGCGAGCGATTCCTTGGCTCAGAGAACTAAGATTACGCTCAATTTGCAAGATGTTCCTTTACTGCAATTAATAGATGAAATCGAAAGTCAATCTGAATTTCGTTTTATTTATCGAGTTAAGAATGTCAATTTAGGTAGAAATGTATCTATAAATGTGAATGGAAAACCTATTTCTGAAGTGTTGAAATTTGTTTTCAACAACACCAATACGTCCTACACTATTGTAGAGAAAGACAAACAGATTCATTTAACCGCAAGAAAAATTGGAGATAAAACCCAAAGTAGTTCGGGAACAAGTTCCGTTCAATATGAGGTTCGAGGTTTGGTTTTAGATGAAGCAGAAAACCCTTTGCCAGGCGCAAGTATTGTTGAAAAAGGAACAACGAACGGAACCACAACAGACTTTGATGGCAATTTTATAATTCAGGTTGCAAATACCAATGCCACGCTAGAGGTATCTTATTTAGGGTACAAGACCCAAGAAGTTGTTCTTGTCAACAGCTCCGATATTCGAGTTTCACTTAAGCCCAATGCAGGAGAATTAGATGAGGTAGTTGTTACCGCATTAGGTATGAAGAGAGATAAAAAGGCACTTGGTTATTCAGTGGGCGAAACAGATACGGAAAGGTTGAACCTTGTGCCGCAAGAGAATGCCCTTGGTGGCCTTTCAGGAAAAGTATCAGGGTTGGATGTGCGTCGTTCCGGTAATGATGTTTTTGCGGAAACGTATGTTACTATTCGTGGTAAAACTTCATTGACGGGAAATGATCAGCCTTTGGTTGTTATCGATGGTGCACCCGTGGGTGATGCAAGTGTTATGGGAGATATCAGTTCTATGGACATTGAGACCATAAGTGTCCTTAAGGGGGCGAGCGCTGCGGCCTTGTATGGGTCTCGTGCAGGAAACGGAGTAATTCTCATTACAACAAAATCAGGTGAAGGTAAAAAGGGAATCGGTGTGAGCCTTAACTCTACAATGACCTTGAGTTCCCCCTATAAATATATCGATTTGCAAAACAGGTTTACCAATGGTCAAAAGGGTCAGTTCAATGAAGCTACATGGCAACATTGGTATGGAGCGGAAGAAGGTACGGCTGCAGTACAATATAATAGTAACGGAGAGGCTGTTCCATTACAGTTTTATGACAATAGTTTGCAAGATTATTTTCAAACAGGACTCACCACAATTAATGATGCAACAATTTCCGGTTCATATGACAAGGGAAATTTTAGATTGGGTATTTCCCATTTAAAAGGAGAAGGGATAACTCCCGAAGCTGAGCTGCAAAGAATCGGTATGAATTTGGGTACGACCTATAAGGTTACCGATAATTTTAATGTGTCTGTGAACATCAATTTATCAAACTCTTATTCGGATAATTACCCTTCTAACCTTATCGGGGGAAATGACGAGTATTTTGATGTTTACAATATTGCTCCTCACATTAACATTAATGACTTAAAAGGAGATTTGTGGGTAGAGAATAACGTGCAACAACGAAACGTAACGGAAGGTTATAACAACCCGTGGTGGTTTAGCAGTGAACGTCAGAATAGGTTCGACAAGATTCGTGGCTTTGGGAACATCAAATTAGATTGGCAGATAACACCCGAATTTAGCGCTATGGGGCGAGCATCGTATAGCAGTGTAAACAACAAAGAAGAAATTCTACGTCCGTGGTCTTATCAAGGTTTTGGTGATACACAGCCTTTTGGTTCATATTACATAAGCACAGGGTTAACACGTGAAGCGAATTTTGAAGCTCTTTTCTCCTATACCAAACAATTAGGAGATTTTCATCTTTCTACTTCTGTAGGGGGGAATATTTTAAAGTCTAAAGGAGAAAGCCTTGATGCTGGTGGTGATAACTTGGTTTTACCTGGATTGTTCACCTTATCAAATGTAGCCAGAGCTGGTTTATTATACGCTAGTTCCGTTTCGGAAAAAGCAATATATAGTGCTTATGGACTACTGTCATTAAGTTACAAGGATATTGCGTTTTTAGATGTAACGGCTCGTAACGATTGGTCCAGTACTTTGCCAAAAGAAAATCGTTCTTATTTCTATCCTTCTGTTTCAGGAAGTTTTTTGGTTTCAGAGGCGTTAGATATGCCTAGCTGGGTAACTCTTGTAAAACTTAGGTCTGGTTGGGCAGAAGTAGGTAAAGATACTTCGCCCTATGCTATTCATCCCATACTTTCCCAGGGGTATTGGGGCGATGATTATACGTACTCGCTTCCTAGTAGTATGCCAAATACCAACTTAAAACCAGAAATAGCTACATCTTATGAATTTGGTACGGACTTAAAGTTTTTTGAAGGTAGGTTGGGCTTTGATGGTACTTACTATAAGAATCAAAACAAAAATCAAATTCTTAATGTAGATGCTACGCCACTTTCCGGTTATACCAGTACCACCATTAATGCCGGTAATGTTGAGAATTACGGTGTAGAATTGGGTATGCAAATTGTTCCTATTCGCACAAAGGATGTAGAGTGGAATATGGATTTCAATTTCACTACACAAAAGAGCAAATTAGTAGAGTTGGTTGATGGTATAGACAGAATATCCTTTGGAGGAGGTACGGACATGGGGTCTTTTACTAGAGTAGGGGGAGAAATAGGTGATTTGTATTCTCCGTACATTCAAAAAGTAGAAGACGGTCCATACGCGGGGTGGAATCTCTTAGATGCTAATGGTAGATGGGTGGTAGACCGTACAAAAGAGAACCAAATAAAAGTAGGCAACTTCAACAACGACTTTACGTTGGGGATGACCACATCGTTCAAGTATAAGAATTTTACGGTTTCTGCAAGTTTTGATTGGCGTCAGGGAGGTGAGTTTTTCTCAGAGTCTATGAAACGTATGGCCCGATCCGGTAAAATAGAAGATTGGCAAAATGGCGTAAGTTCTAGCACATTTTCCGGGATATTGGATGCTAATTCTTTTGGAGGGGACAGAGATGCATTGGCGGAAGAAATTAAGAACAATCCTGTTTACCGAGATAATGATGTTTGGGTTGGTGGTAGAACTCAAGAACTTGGCGGTTTTGATTACAATGGTAATTATAACGGTGCATTTTTTCCGGGCGTGATTGATAATGGTGATGGTACGTACACAGAAAATTTTGGTGCAGAAGGTACCCAGATGTTCGATGCTTATCGTGTGGTTGAATCTAGCGGAAGTTTCTGGCGTACCGGTTATGCATTTATGTACGATGCTTCCTTTGTGAAACTTAGAGATATCACATTTACCTATGATTTTCCTAAAAAGGTTGCTCAAATGATATCGGCAAATAATGTTTCACTATCCCTTTATTCCAAAAACATAATGTTATGGACCGCAGCAGGTATCGGTATTGATCCTGAGTTAGCTTACGATGGTGGTGATCAAGGGCATGAAAAATGGAATTTAGCCCCGTGGACAGCTCCAATCGGATTTAAACTTAATGTTGGTTTCTAA
- a CDS encoding SusD/RagB family nutrient-binding outer membrane lipoprotein, with translation MKTIKYNILKLAFFGLIIINGACTKSLTEINVSPNSLAETEVDIKFVLTGILSETAQIQSSVCYEWVEVSAASQYLQRDFTSYEENNYQWSPIDFSSYYKPLKNSDYIYERAETEKEGEVKNYYQAVSLIIKSYGYEFLTSVYGDVPYSEALNAEEGGAAFQPAYDNQQDIYQGILADLEKAVELLRTAGTISEVADADIVYQGDSQKWRQFANSLRLRIYMRLSEKTEVDARGGFAAIIDSGAPIILSNDANATISYVGTADDNSWPGGPLNYSNRSEYYRRKPSSTIVNDLIELNDPRLTKWVAPVDVQLVPGTENKVEEEDGRLKRYVDVDIDAINSDGNPENDLNTSLFVGLPIALNAPNDFNLGASTLTDFGDAIAALDPNIYLAAAANPHTSYLTSMYSEDSNELVKAVFMHAAEIEFLLAEASIRGWIGDDAKSHYEKGIELSFEQYEIQDGDAEAVYDEQNNELVAFDKASYLANANTIYDTASDPLEPVIHQKWISLWFTYEAWFDFRRTGYPNLDKNIISGTKGQITPVRFIYSDPNNEGNMVDAVSRLNPAENDQWAKMWLLQ, from the coding sequence ATGAAGACTATAAAATATAACATATTAAAACTTGCTTTTTTTGGGCTTATTATCATAAATGGCGCCTGCACAAAGTCATTGACGGAAATAAATGTTAGCCCTAACAGCTTAGCGGAAACTGAGGTGGATATTAAGTTTGTGCTGACTGGTATTTTAAGTGAAACGGCTCAAATTCAATCTTCGGTGTGCTACGAATGGGTAGAGGTATCCGCTGCTTCACAGTACCTGCAAAGAGATTTTACCAGTTATGAGGAAAATAATTATCAATGGTCACCTATAGATTTTAGTTCTTATTACAAACCACTTAAAAACTCCGATTATATTTACGAGCGTGCCGAGACCGAAAAAGAAGGTGAGGTTAAAAACTATTACCAAGCGGTATCGCTTATAATTAAATCCTACGGCTATGAATTCTTAACTTCTGTGTACGGAGATGTGCCGTACAGCGAAGCGTTAAATGCAGAAGAAGGTGGTGCAGCGTTTCAACCGGCGTATGACAATCAACAGGATATTTACCAAGGCATTTTGGCTGATTTAGAAAAAGCTGTAGAATTACTTCGTACGGCTGGTACAATATCAGAAGTAGCCGATGCGGATATTGTATATCAAGGAGACAGTCAAAAATGGCGTCAATTCGCTAATTCTTTAAGGCTTAGGATATACATGCGCCTTTCTGAGAAAACTGAGGTTGATGCTCGCGGCGGTTTTGCCGCAATCATTGATAGTGGAGCACCTATAATTCTTTCAAATGATGCTAACGCCACTATTTCATATGTTGGGACTGCTGACGATAATAGTTGGCCTGGCGGACCTCTTAATTATAGTAACAGATCGGAATATTATAGACGTAAACCTTCTTCTACGATTGTAAACGACCTTATTGAACTTAATGACCCTAGGTTAACAAAATGGGTAGCGCCGGTAGACGTGCAATTAGTACCGGGTACAGAGAATAAAGTGGAGGAAGAAGACGGTCGTTTAAAACGTTATGTTGATGTGGATATTGACGCGATTAACTCAGATGGCAATCCTGAGAACGATTTAAACACTTCTCTTTTTGTTGGTCTCCCAATAGCATTGAACGCACCGAACGATTTTAATTTGGGTGCATCTACCTTAACTGATTTTGGTGATGCAATTGCGGCCTTGGACCCCAATATTTATTTAGCGGCAGCGGCTAATCCGCATACCTCTTATCTAACATCAATGTATTCAGAAGACAGCAATGAATTGGTAAAAGCTGTATTCATGCATGCAGCAGAGATAGAGTTTTTGTTAGCGGAAGCAAGTATTAGAGGTTGGATCGGCGATGATGCCAAGTCTCACTACGAGAAAGGAATAGAGTTATCCTTTGAGCAGTATGAGATACAAGATGGCGATGCGGAAGCTGTTTATGATGAGCAGAACAATGAGTTAGTGGCTTTTGACAAGGCTTCTTATTTGGCTAACGCCAATACAATATATGACACGGCAAGCGATCCATTGGAACCGGTCATACATCAAAAGTGGATTTCACTTTGGTTTACTTATGAAGCTTGGTTCGATTTTAGAAGAACGGGGTATCCTAATTTGGATAAGAATATTATATCCGGCACCAAAGGGCAAATTACTCCAGTGCGTTTTATCTATTCAGATCCAAATAATGAAGGTAATATGGTTGATGCCGTTTCTAGATTAAATCCGGCGGAGAATGACCAGTGGGCCAAAATGTGGCTGCTACAGTAA
- a CDS encoding purple acid phosphatase family protein, which produces MKSIFKSNSSCCKLVMALGLILFVSCKQSSNEGHMHGLGQDEHHHTHYQKHDTVLSHKLIYPSKVPDRIIANLPEDAATMLAVNWRTNQQIDTAYLEVALATDGPEFRLGNIMRTKAITERFENKHEKNPEPLVKASFHSATATGLVPDTTYVYRVGTDAGEIKGDILWSEWFQYRTASDKSGKEFSFIYFGDAQNDVKSMWSRVIRNSYKQFPSVDFMLHAGDLINSQDSNLEWGEWFHAGSFIHATIPSIMTPGNHEYRDADLTPLWRPQFNLPKNGPEGIDGVVETTYAVDYQDLKVISIDCIHFKKNEEERAAQVKWLDSVLSHNTKKWTAITLHFPLYTPAKKRENYEVLIEHLKPLIDKYKVDLVLQGHDHTYARGQINNEESGVTSVSDAGTIYAVSVSGPKMYESVDKSWIERRGEFTQLFQIITIAGNVLSYEAYTPIGTLYDAFDLMKINGKKKLVNRIPETPVRLRKDYVENE; this is translated from the coding sequence ATGAAGTCAATATTTAAATCTAATTCTAGTTGTTGCAAGCTTGTTATGGCACTAGGGCTTATTCTTTTTGTTTCTTGTAAACAAAGTAGCAACGAAGGCCATATGCATGGTTTAGGACAAGATGAACACCACCACACCCACTATCAAAAGCACGATACGGTATTATCGCATAAACTTATCTACCCAAGTAAAGTTCCCGATAGAATTATTGCAAATTTACCAGAAGATGCCGCCACTATGTTAGCGGTTAACTGGCGAACGAACCAGCAAATAGACACAGCTTATTTGGAAGTGGCACTGGCTACAGACGGCCCTGAATTTAGATTGGGGAATATTATGAGAACCAAAGCCATTACTGAAAGATTTGAAAACAAGCACGAGAAAAATCCGGAACCCTTGGTTAAAGCAAGTTTTCATTCAGCTACGGCAACCGGTTTAGTGCCAGACACAACCTATGTTTATCGAGTTGGAACCGATGCTGGTGAAATCAAAGGCGATATTTTATGGAGCGAATGGTTTCAGTATAGAACCGCATCTGACAAAAGCGGAAAAGAATTTAGTTTTATCTATTTTGGGGATGCTCAGAATGATGTAAAATCTATGTGGAGCCGTGTGATACGAAATTCCTATAAACAATTCCCTTCTGTGGATTTTATGCTTCATGCCGGGGATTTGATAAACAGTCAGGATTCTAATCTTGAATGGGGCGAATGGTTTCATGCAGGGAGTTTTATTCATGCTACCATACCGAGCATAATGACACCTGGAAACCATGAGTACAGAGATGCTGATCTTACGCCATTATGGAGACCTCAATTTAACCTACCTAAAAACGGGCCTGAAGGAATAGATGGGGTAGTAGAAACTACATATGCTGTAGATTATCAAGATTTAAAGGTCATATCTATCGATTGTATCCATTTTAAGAAAAATGAAGAGGAAAGAGCAGCACAGGTTAAATGGTTGGATTCCGTTTTAAGTCACAATACCAAAAAATGGACGGCAATTACATTACATTTTCCTTTATATACTCCCGCTAAAAAAAGAGAGAACTATGAGGTGCTTATTGAGCATCTTAAACCTTTAATAGATAAGTATAAGGTGGATTTAGTTTTGCAAGGTCATGATCACACCTACGCACGGGGCCAGATAAATAATGAAGAATCTGGTGTGACTTCAGTTTCTGATGCCGGTACTATTTACGCCGTATCGGTAAGTGGGCCAAAGATGTATGAGTCGGTTGATAAAAGCTGGATAGAGAGGAGAGGAGAGTTTACTCAATTATTCCAGATAATTACAATTGCAGGCAATGTACTGAGTTATGAGGCCTATACTCCAATTGGAACTTTGTATGACGCTTTTGATTTGATGAAAATTAACGGAAAGAAGAAGTTAGTAAATAGGATTCCCGAAACTCCAGTTCGTTTGAGAAAGGACTATGTAGAAAACGAATAA